Proteins from a genomic interval of Clostridium sp. M62/1:
- a CDS encoding nicotinate phosphoribosyltransferase, with translation MEPRNLTLLTDLYELTMMQGYFHEKDANEMVIFDAFYRNNPDGNGFSICAGLEQVIEYIKNLHFEKEDVDYLRSTGLFTEDFLDYLRNFKFTGDIYAIPEGTVIFPREPLIKVIAPIMQAQLVETAILNIVNHQSLIATKTSRIIHAARGDGIMEFGLRRAQGPDAGIYGARAAMIAGCIGTSNVLAGQMFDVPVKGTHAHSWIMSFPDELTAFRTYAKLYPSACILLVDTYDTLNSGVPNAIRVFTEMREAGIPLKGYGIRLDSGDLAYLSKKAKAMLDAAGFTDAIISASNDLDEYLIDSLKMQGATINSWGVGTNLITSKDCPSFGGVYKLAAIRDRDTGKFIPKIKLSENTEKVTNPGNKTIYRIYGKNDGKIIADLICLADEVYDENKSLLLFDPIETWKKTHLAPGTYTMRELLVPVFQSGECVYHSPKVMEIRDYCQRELNTLWDESRRLINPHEVHVDLSNELWHMKNQLLDSYHYND, from the coding sequence ATGGAGCCACGAAACCTTACTTTATTGACAGACCTGTACGAGCTTACCATGATGCAGGGCTATTTTCACGAGAAGGATGCCAACGAGATGGTCATCTTTGACGCCTTCTACAGAAATAATCCCGACGGAAACGGATTTTCCATCTGTGCGGGACTGGAGCAGGTGATCGAATATATAAAAAATCTCCACTTTGAAAAGGAGGATGTGGACTACCTCAGAAGCACAGGCCTGTTCACGGAGGATTTTCTTGACTATCTGCGCAACTTTAAGTTTACAGGGGATATTTATGCCATCCCGGAGGGAACCGTGATCTTTCCCAGGGAGCCCCTTATCAAGGTAATCGCGCCGATTATGCAGGCCCAGCTTGTGGAAACGGCTATCCTGAATATTGTAAACCACCAGAGCCTGATCGCCACCAAGACTTCCCGCATCATCCATGCAGCCCGCGGGGACGGCATCATGGAATTTGGACTGCGCCGCGCCCAGGGGCCGGATGCCGGAATTTACGGAGCCAGAGCTGCCATGATTGCCGGCTGCATCGGAACCTCCAACGTGCTGGCCGGACAGATGTTTGACGTTCCGGTGAAGGGAACTCACGCTCACAGCTGGATCATGAGCTTCCCGGATGAGCTGACCGCCTTCCGCACCTACGCCAAGCTCTACCCCTCCGCCTGCATCCTCTTAGTCGACACCTACGATACGCTGAATTCCGGCGTGCCCAATGCGATCCGCGTGTTTACGGAGATGAGGGAGGCCGGCATTCCGTTAAAGGGATACGGCATCCGTCTGGACAGCGGCGATCTGGCCTATCTGTCCAAAAAGGCCAAGGCCATGCTGGACGCAGCAGGCTTTACCGATGCGATTATCTCCGCCTCCAATGATCTGGACGAGTATCTCATTGACAGCCTGAAAATGCAGGGAGCCACCATCAACTCCTGGGGCGTCGGGACAAACCTGATTACCTCCAAGGACTGCCCTTCCTTCGGTGGCGTCTACAAGCTGGCTGCTATCAGAGACAGAGACACCGGAAAGTTTATACCGAAGATCAAACTGTCGGAGAATACGGAGAAGGTGACAAATCCCGGCAATAAGACAATCTACCGCATCTACGGAAAGAACGACGGCAAGATAATCGCCGACCTGATCTGTCTGGCAGATGAGGTTTACGACGAAAACAAGTCCCTGCTGCTGTTTGATCCCATCGAGACCTGGAAAAAGACCCACCTGGCTCCGGGCACCTATACGATGCGCGAGCTGCTTGTTCCTGTCTTCCAGTCCGGCGAATGCGTGTACCATTCACCGAAGGTCATGGAGATCCGCGATTACTGTCAGAGAGAGCTGAATACTCTCTGGGATGAGTCCAGACGTCTGATCAATCCTCATGAGGTTCATGTGGATCTGTCCAATGAGCTGTGGCACATGAAAAACCAGCTCCTTGACAGCTATCACTATAATGACTGA
- a CDS encoding glycoside hydrolase family 25 protein produces the protein MQYRKRMRTLWAAVSAAVFCASAPVTVQAAAFEKENGQYVNAEGTAVEGALFRGVSVSKYQGEIDWAAAAADDVSFAMIRMGYLDSLDPTFDANMREAAASGIQTGVYLYSQALDVDRAVKEAQFAVRTAKDYRVSYPIAMDVESAYISGLSRQELTDIVNAFCRTVEEAGYHPVVFGYNDWLVNKMDTSQIPYDIWYARYGTVNTYPNRTIWQCTDSGTVDGIEGPVCLELAFTDYSQVISPEGFKKIDGSWYYFKDYAKTDGWVQANGVWYYLDPEDGGRMVSDCWKEIDGQMYQFDASGAML, from the coding sequence ATGCAGTACAGAAAGAGAATGCGCACCCTGTGGGCGGCCGTTTCCGCGGCAGTCTTTTGTGCGTCAGCGCCGGTGACAGTCCAGGCGGCGGCCTTTGAGAAGGAAAACGGCCAGTATGTAAATGCTGAGGGAACCGCTGTGGAGGGAGCACTTTTCCGCGGAGTCAGCGTTTCAAAGTATCAGGGAGAGATTGACTGGGCAGCCGCTGCCGCAGATGATGTGAGCTTTGCCATGATCCGCATGGGGTATCTGGACAGCCTGGATCCGACCTTTGACGCCAATATGAGGGAGGCGGCGGCATCCGGAATCCAGACAGGAGTGTATCTCTACTCCCAGGCCCTGGATGTGGACCGGGCAGTGAAGGAGGCTCAGTTTGCGGTCCGGACGGCAAAAGACTACAGGGTATCCTATCCGATCGCCATGGATGTGGAATCTGCCTATATCTCCGGCCTTTCCAGGCAGGAACTGACAGATATAGTCAACGCTTTCTGCCGGACTGTGGAGGAGGCCGGCTACCATCCGGTGGTATTTGGCTATAATGACTGGCTGGTCAATAAGATGGATACGAGCCAGATTCCCTATGATATCTGGTATGCCAGATACGGAACTGTCAATACGTATCCGAACCGCACCATCTGGCAGTGTACGGACAGCGGGACAGTAGACGGGATTGAAGGCCCCGTATGTCTGGAGCTGGCATTTACCGACTACAGCCAGGTGATTTCGCCGGAGGGCTTTAAGAAAATTGACGGAAGCTGGTACTATTTTAAGGATTATGCAAAGACTGACGGATGGGTGCAGGCAAACGGAGTCTGGTATTATCTCGATCCGGAGGATGGAGGCAGAATGGTATCTGACTGCTGGAAGGAGATTGACGGGCAGATGTACCAGTTTGACGCCAGCGGAGCCATGCTCTAA
- a CDS encoding chloride channel protein: MSGKRAQEEETKAGQEEAKEAKDRGIRDMAVLILTAVLGIPVGAVTGALDALFGRVLLAVTACRMEYGTILIPLLALAGVLSVYLYRTFGEKCARGMGLAFEVGFGTEKEIPLRLIPLVTGSTWLTHLFGGSAGREGVAVQIGAAVSHGMFGRLPFKNSSRIFLVTGMAAGFAGLFRTPLAAVLFAAEVLWAGRLECRALVPALTASFTASTVSGALGLEKFAFPVESLNGGGLSLSTVFLLLGAGLIFGTVGGAFAWTLGRLKKGLGEAVKNPVVRIAVCSAGLSILLLLFYGGRYCGLGTNLIEGSLSGEDVKVFDWILKFFFTAVTIAAGFQGGEVTPLFSIGASLGAALSLILPLPLPLLAALGYAAVFGGATNTFLAPVFIGAEVFGCELLPCFFIVCAAARLFNGGQSIYSLQRREQWEQQEK, encoded by the coding sequence ATGAGCGGGAAGAGAGCGCAGGAAGAGGAGACAAAGGCAGGCCAAGAAGAGGCGAAGGAGGCAAAGGATCGGGGGATAAGGGATATGGCTGTTCTGATTCTGACGGCTGTGCTCGGAATCCCGGTGGGAGCAGTCACAGGGGCTCTGGACGCTCTGTTTGGCCGCGTTCTGCTGGCAGTTACAGCCTGCAGGATGGAATACGGGACCATTCTCATTCCGCTTCTTGCCCTGGCGGGCGTGCTGAGCGTATATCTCTACAGAACCTTTGGAGAAAAATGCGCCAGGGGCATGGGGCTTGCATTTGAGGTGGGATTCGGGACGGAGAAGGAGATTCCGCTGCGGCTGATCCCCCTTGTGACGGGGAGCACCTGGCTCACCCATCTGTTCGGAGGAAGTGCCGGGCGGGAGGGAGTGGCGGTACAGATAGGAGCTGCCGTATCTCATGGGATGTTTGGCCGTCTTCCCTTTAAAAACAGCTCGCGGATATTTCTGGTAACAGGGATGGCTGCCGGATTTGCAGGGCTGTTCAGAACACCTCTCGCAGCCGTCCTCTTTGCTGCCGAGGTGCTGTGGGCCGGCAGGCTGGAATGCAGGGCCCTTGTTCCGGCGCTGACAGCCTCGTTTACTGCCAGCACAGTGTCTGGCGCTCTGGGACTTGAAAAGTTTGCCTTTCCGGTGGAGAGCCTTAACGGCGGCGGCCTTTCCCTTTCCACCGTGTTTCTGCTTCTCGGGGCAGGGCTGATTTTCGGCACAGTAGGGGGCGCCTTTGCCTGGACGCTGGGGAGACTTAAGAAAGGGCTGGGGGAAGCGGTGAAAAACCCTGTTGTGCGGATTGCGGTCTGCAGCGCGGGACTCAGCATTCTGCTTCTCTTATTTTACGGCGGACGCTACTGCGGGCTTGGGACAAACCTGATCGAGGGAAGCCTGAGCGGAGAGGATGTGAAGGTGTTCGACTGGATACTGAAATTTTTCTTTACTGCAGTTACGATTGCAGCAGGCTTTCAGGGAGGAGAGGTCACCCCTCTGTTTTCCATCGGAGCCAGCCTGGGAGCCGCTCTTTCCCTTATCCTCCCCCTGCCGCTTCCGCTTTTGGCGGCTCTGGGATATGCCGCTGTCTTCGGCGGAGCTACCAATACCTTTCTGGCTCCGGTATTCATCGGGGCAGAGGTCTTTGGCTGTGAGCTGCTTCCCTGCTTTTTCATTGTCTGTGCGGCAGCGCGGCTGTTCAATGGGGGACAGTCGATCTACAGCCTCCAGAGGAGAGAACAGTGGGAACAGCAGGAGAAATGA
- a CDS encoding YebC/PmpR family DNA-binding transcriptional regulator encodes MSGHSKFANIKHKKEKNDAAKGKIFTVIGREIAVAVKEGGADPANNSRLRDVIAKAKANNMPNDTIERGIKKAAGDANSVNYEELTYEGYGPNGVAIIVTALTDNKNRTAANVRSAFTKGGGNIGAQGSVSFMFDKKGQIIIDKEECDMDADTLMMEALDAGAEDFAEEADSYEIVTDPDDFSAVREALEAKGIPMMEAEVTMIPQTWVELTDEESIKKMNRLLDLLDADDDVQATYHNWDE; translated from the coding sequence ATGTCTGGACATTCAAAGTTCGCCAATATTAAGCACAAGAAAGAGAAGAACGATGCGGCGAAGGGAAAAATCTTTACCGTTATCGGGCGTGAGATTGCGGTTGCTGTAAAGGAAGGCGGAGCTGATCCGGCCAACAACAGCCGTCTGCGCGATGTCATTGCCAAGGCGAAGGCCAACAATATGCCGAACGACACGATCGAGAGAGGAATCAAGAAGGCTGCCGGCGATGCGAACTCTGTCAACTATGAGGAGCTTACATATGAGGGATATGGCCCGAACGGAGTGGCAATTATTGTCACAGCTCTGACTGACAACAAGAACCGTACAGCAGCCAATGTGAGAAGCGCCTTCACAAAGGGCGGCGGAAACATCGGCGCACAGGGCAGCGTTTCCTTTATGTTTGACAAGAAGGGACAGATTATCATTGACAAGGAAGAGTGCGACATGGATGCCGACACTCTGATGATGGAGGCTCTCGACGCAGGAGCGGAGGACTTCGCAGAGGAGGCGGACAGCTACGAGATCGTGACGGATCCGGATGATTTCAGCGCAGTCAGGGAAGCTCTCGAGGCAAAGGGAATCCCCATGATGGAGGCTGAGGTCACCATGATTCCTCAGACATGGGTGGAGCTGACTGACGAGGAGTCCATCAAGAAGATGAACCGTCTGCTGGATCTCTTGGATGCAGATGACGATGTGCAGGCGACCTACCACAACTGGGACGAGTAA
- a CDS encoding hemolysin family protein, with protein sequence MDDGNWPLSILIFLGFILMDGMLYGFGAAIQHLNSGTLEKEAGEGNKKAERLLAVLERPAEFVNTVQIVTNLIGLISGAVILRQAGAFLETMIHKTGLRMEEPWTALATAAAAVVLLAVLISLGIVIPKRLASRKPEKWAYRFLRAAGLAVLIFKPFAGLVSGLSWLILYPMGVGLHDKSDNVTEEDIMLMVNEGHEQGVLEADEAEMITNIVELGDKQAGDIMTRRRNVAALPASMTLGEAVDFILREGINSRFPVYGEDIDDIRGILHLRDAVACAQSQENRGKQIDQVEGLLRTAHFIPETRNINPLFKEMQSQKIHMEIVVDEYGQTAGIVTMEDILEEIVGNILDEYDEDEEMISRREDGSFVFDGLTPLEDVSKELGLAFDGEDSENFDTLNGFLISRLNRVPREGETPQVHYGGYLFQTISVENKVIHSVAVIPEGENGLREKPEPGADLPL encoded by the coding sequence ATGGACGATGGGAACTGGCCCCTGAGTATTTTGATTTTTCTGGGCTTTATTCTGATGGACGGGATGCTTTATGGATTTGGAGCGGCGATTCAGCATCTGAATTCAGGAACGCTGGAAAAGGAGGCCGGGGAGGGCAATAAGAAGGCTGAAAGACTTCTGGCCGTGCTGGAGCGCCCGGCAGAGTTTGTGAACACAGTTCAGATTGTGACGAACCTGATAGGACTGATTTCAGGAGCAGTGATTCTTAGACAAGCCGGCGCTTTTCTGGAAACAATGATACATAAAACGGGACTCAGGATGGAGGAACCCTGGACAGCCCTTGCGACGGCGGCGGCAGCGGTTGTGCTTCTGGCTGTGCTCATCAGCCTTGGAATTGTCATTCCAAAGCGTCTGGCCAGCCGGAAACCGGAAAAGTGGGCATACCGCTTTCTGAGGGCAGCCGGGCTGGCTGTGCTGATTTTTAAGCCATTTGCCGGGCTGGTCTCAGGCCTTTCGTGGCTGATTCTGTACCCTATGGGAGTCGGGCTGCACGATAAAAGCGACAATGTGACAGAGGAGGATATTATGCTCATGGTCAATGAAGGGCATGAGCAGGGCGTCCTGGAAGCCGATGAGGCGGAGATGATCACGAACATTGTGGAGCTGGGGGACAAGCAGGCCGGAGATATTATGACAAGGCGCAGAAATGTGGCGGCGCTTCCCGCTTCCATGACTCTGGGCGAGGCAGTGGATTTTATTCTGAGGGAGGGAATCAATTCCCGCTTTCCTGTCTACGGGGAGGATATTGATGACATCAGGGGAATCCTTCATCTGAGGGATGCCGTGGCCTGTGCCCAGAGCCAGGAAAACAGGGGAAAGCAGATTGACCAGGTAGAGGGACTTCTGCGGACAGCCCATTTCATCCCGGAAACACGAAATATAAATCCGCTGTTTAAGGAGATGCAGTCCCAGAAAATTCATATGGAAATTGTGGTGGATGAGTATGGGCAGACAGCCGGGATTGTCACGATGGAGGACATTCTGGAGGAGATCGTGGGAAACATTCTGGACGAGTACGACGAGGATGAGGAGATGATTTCCAGGAGAGAGGACGGCAGCTTCGTTTTTGACGGCCTGACGCCTCTGGAGGATGTGTCAAAGGAGCTGGGCCTTGCCTTTGACGGGGAGGACAGCGAAAATTTCGATACCCTGAACGGCTTTCTGATCTCCCGTCTGAACCGGGTTCCCAGAGAGGGCGAAACCCCGCAGGTGCATTACGGGGGCTATCTGTTCCAGACTATCTCTGTGGAAAACAAGGTGATCCATTCTGTAGCGGTGATTCCCGAAGGGGAAAACGGACTGAGGGAAAAGCCGGAACCGGGGGCGGACCTTCCCTTATAG
- a CDS encoding type II toxin-antitoxin system PemK/MazF family toxin, which produces MIIRRGDIYYADLRPVVGSEQGGVRPVLIIQNDVGNKHSPTVICAAITSKMNKAKLPTHVELNTRRCDMVKDSVILLEQLRTIDKQRLRERICHIDDELLERVNRALMVSLELNT; this is translated from the coding sequence TTGATTATAAGAAGAGGCGATATCTATTATGCGGATCTGAGGCCGGTGGTTGGCTCCGAGCAGGGAGGCGTGAGGCCGGTTCTGATCATACAGAATGATGTAGGAAACAAGCACAGCCCTACGGTGATCTGCGCGGCAATAACTTCAAAGATGAATAAGGCGAAGCTGCCGACGCATGTAGAGCTAAACACCAGACGCTGTGATATGGTGAAAGACTCTGTAATTCTTTTGGAACAGCTCAGAACCATCGACAAGCAGAGACTCAGAGAGAGGATCTGCCATATTGATGACGAACTGCTGGAGAGGGTGAACCGGGCGCTGATGGTCAGCCTTGAGCTGAATACATAG
- the alr gene encoding alanine racemase gives MKTENMKIRENRPEEGGSDRICALIHLDRIEQNMKEIAAGLPEGTAVIGVVKADGYGHGAAETAAAIEPYVSGYAVATADEALELRKSGVSLPVLVLGSVRDSRFRELLAADVRPVIFEEETAEAFSKLAGEAGIRGSVHLAVDAGMSRIGLKPSEESLEMIDRISSLPGLFIEGLFTHFPRADEEDKAVTKRQFEDFRNFAAQVSELLTKKEQGRKKLICHCMNSAGIIDSHRMPEGMEMDAVRAGICIYGLYPSGEVDRNRIRLLPAMELKSYITYIKEIEPGTAVSYGGTFVARRPMRVATVCAGYGDGYPRGLSGRGEVLIRGKRAKILGRICMDQFMADVTEIPEAEKWDTVTLVGRDGKEEITMEELAAQCGGFHYEIPCLIGKRVPRIYVRDDKKAEAALDRGGPTEEKRED, from the coding sequence GTGAAAACTGAAAATATGAAGATCCGGGAAAACAGACCGGAGGAAGGCGGAAGCGACCGGATCTGTGCGCTGATCCATCTGGATCGGATTGAGCAGAATATGAAGGAAATAGCGGCAGGGCTTCCGGAAGGGACAGCGGTGATCGGAGTAGTCAAGGCGGACGGCTATGGTCACGGGGCGGCGGAGACAGCGGCGGCCATTGAGCCCTATGTGTCGGGATATGCGGTGGCTACGGCAGACGAGGCTCTGGAGCTTAGAAAAAGCGGTGTATCCCTGCCTGTCCTGGTGCTGGGAAGCGTCAGGGACAGCCGGTTCAGAGAGCTTCTGGCGGCGGACGTGCGGCCGGTGATTTTCGAGGAGGAGACGGCAGAGGCCTTTTCCAAGCTGGCCGGGGAGGCTGGAATCAGGGGCAGCGTGCATCTGGCAGTAGATGCGGGAATGAGCCGGATCGGCCTGAAGCCGTCGGAGGAATCCCTGGAGATGATCGACCGGATCAGCAGCCTTCCGGGACTTTTTATCGAGGGGCTGTTTACGCACTTTCCGAGAGCGGACGAGGAAGACAAGGCGGTGACGAAGCGGCAGTTTGAGGATTTCCGCAACTTCGCGGCTCAGGTTTCGGAGCTTTTGACGAAGAAAGAGCAGGGGAGGAAAAAACTGATCTGCCACTGCATGAACAGCGCGGGAATTATTGATTCTCACAGGATGCCGGAGGGAATGGAGATGGATGCCGTGCGCGCGGGAATCTGTATATACGGCCTCTATCCCTCCGGTGAGGTGGACAGAAACAGGATCCGCCTGCTTCCTGCCATGGAGCTTAAAAGCTATATCACCTATATCAAGGAGATTGAGCCGGGGACGGCTGTGAGCTACGGCGGGACCTTTGTGGCCCGGCGCCCCATGCGGGTTGCCACTGTCTGCGCAGGCTACGGGGACGGCTACCCGAGAGGCCTGTCGGGCCGGGGAGAGGTTCTGATCCGCGGAAAGAGGGCGAAGATTCTGGGCCGCATCTGTATGGATCAGTTTATGGCTGATGTGACCGAAATTCCGGAGGCAGAAAAGTGGGACACCGTCACACTCGTGGGCCGGGACGGGAAAGAGGAGATCACCATGGAGGAGCTGGCCGCACAGTGCGGGGGCTTTCACTATGAGATCCCATGCCTGATTGGAAAAAGAGTTCCCCGCATCTATGTGAGGGACGATAAAAAAGCAGAGGCCGCCTTGGATAGGGGAGGCCCCACGGAAGAGAAAAGAGAGGACTGA